From the genome of Aerococcus sanguinicola:
TACCTTAGACTGTTGGGATTGGTCCTTGGCGTTGGACTTGCCCATAGACATGGGGTTCCCCCGGCCACCGCCTTGGGCACGCTGGGTCATAAAGTACATAAAACCAATAAAGATAACTAATGGCAAGGCACTGAAGAGGAGGTTAACCCAGACCCCGGAGCTATCTTCCTTGAGAGCCTTGAGCGAGGTATCGGTCTCTTCAGCTGTCTGGCTAATCTTAGCTAGGGTGTCATTGTTGGGGAGGACACGCGTGAAGAACTTCTTAGCCTGGCCTGTTTTAGCATTGTTAAAGATAGGCAGGTTGTTTTCACTCTGGCTCTCTTGCTTGTCCCGCGAGGCCCGATAGTCCCCAGTTATCTGATAGGCTCCAGCTTGCGGTTGAATGGCGATATTTTGCAGATTTTCATCCGATAATTCCTGCATAAATTCCGTTTGCGTGATTTCTTCGGTTGATCCATCATCTCCACCACCTGCAATATAATTGACCAAGCCAATTAGGGCGAAGAAGATAATAATCCAAAGAAGACCACTTGTCAGAAAACTCTTATTTGGTCCTTTTCTCTGCATGTAGTTTCTCCTATCTGCTTAATTTTGATCTGATAGTTATGCTGATTAACTGTAAACCTCAGCCTTAAGGATACCTATATAAGGTAAGGCGCGGTACTTCTCGTTATAGTCGAGGCCATAGCCGACTACGAATTCATCTGGAACATCACGGCCAGTATAGTCGCAAGTCATGTCCACCACCCGGCGCTCAGGCTTGTTCAGCAAGGCGCAGACCTTAACGGAGGCTGCCTTGCGGTGGGCCATCAGTTCACAGACCTTCTTGAGGGTGCGTCCTGTATCGATAATATCTTCGACAATTAAGATGTGACGCCCTTCAACGCTTTGGTCTAGGTCTTTGAGTATCTTAACCTGACCGGAGGATTCCGTACCTGAGCCGTAGCTGGAAACAGACATAAAGTCCATCTCTAAAGGACAGTCCATACGGCGTACCAGGTCCGTCATAAATACGACAGAACCCTTGAGGATACCAATTACAAGGGGATTCTTCCCCCGGTAGTCCTCAGTTAGTTCTTGCCCTAAGCGATCAACTGTCTCGGCAATTTCTTCCTGAGACAGCAGCACTTCTTGGATATCATCATTAGGATGTGTCATAGCTTTAATAATCCTCCACACGCTTTCTATTCTAACAAAATAATTACAGAATCAGCAAATATTCTGAACTCCTTCATTCTATCATAACTTTAATAATTTAAAACCAATTGCCGCTTAATTATATAAAATTTAATGCTTATTTTTCAAGAAACAAATGGAAGGGGCTGTTCTCGTGCCGTTCCAGGTAGAGAAAGTCGCCATCTAAGAAGATGGCTAGGATATGTTGGTCGGCTAAAGCGACCAGCCAGGCCCGGTCGCGGTCCGCTTGAGGAAGTTTTTGATCAATAAACCAGCGCCGAATTTTCTTATGCTGGCCTTGGCTCAAAAGCAGATAATCTCCAGCCTGACGGTGGCGCACTTGGAGCGCGTCACGGCTAGCTGATCGAGGCAAGAAGCCGTAGCCGTAATTTTGTACTTTTAGACTGATTTGACTTCCATCTTCCAAAGTTAAAGACTGGCCGATCTTTAGCGAGTAAGTCAGGCTGAGACTAGGACTGAGCTTTTCTTGACCAGCAGGGTAGATGTAAGCTTGGCGGTAGACCTTAGCTAATTGGTAGCCACCCGGTAAGCTCCACAGGCCCTGAGCCTTGCCTTCTAATAAAAAATCCAGCAGCTTCTCTAGGCCCTGGCGAGGGAAGGCAGCCAAGGCTTCCACCCGACTTCCTTGAAAAGCGTACTGCAAGGCCAAAAGGCGCTGGTTCCTAGGCAAGTGGTCAAGCTGGTCGATAGCTAACTGCCAGTGGTCCTTTGACCCTGTCATGAGGCCCCTTGTCTTCGCTTCTAGGGCCTCTTCCATCAATTGCCAACCCGCTCCCAGGTCCTTAGCAAAAGTAGCTAGCTGGTCCTGAACATTAGGATTGAGCTCCTCTAAGGCGGGCAAATAGTCTAAGCGCAAGCGGTTTCTCAGAGCCGCTCGCTCTTGGTTAGAGGCGTCCTCCGCATAAGGAAGTCCCTCTTCCTGGGCGATGGCATAGAGATCTGCCTTAGGAACATCCAAGAAGGGACGGAGGACTTGGGCCTCAGAATAGCTATATAGTGCGCTGACTGGCCGCATGCCTGCTAGGGCTTGGAGCTGGCTGCCTTGGATGAGCCGCATGAGTACCGTCTCCGCCTGGTCATTTAGATGGTGGGCAGTCAGCAAGTAGGACCAGCCTTTCTGCTCCAAAATTTGACCAAAATTGGCATAGCGAAAGTGCCGGGCCGCCTCCTCATAAGAAGCTTGGCCAAAATCTGGATGGGCCCAGATGCGAACAGAGATTGGAATATCCCGGTTCTGGCAGTAGGCCACTAGCGCTTCCTGCTCAGCATCTGACTCAGAACGCAAGCGGTGGTTAATATGGGCCACCGCAAATTTCAATCCCCTTGTTTTCCCTAAATACTCAGCCACCCGCAGCAAAACCATAGAGTCCACCCCATAAGAAACCGCCAGCAATAAGGGCGCCCCCTCTTCAAAAACTTCCGCCGCCTCCCGTCGCAAAAACGCTTCCACTTGCTCAACCAGTTCTTTAAATAACATCACAACCTCCTGCTTTAACAGTTCTCTATTTTTAATATTGATAGCTAGTCACAAATAGTTTTATATCGGATACATCAGCTTCTTTTGAGCAGCAGTGGAGCTTTGAATTTGATCGTTAGCCGTGACTAAGCAAGCGATGTGAATTAGGGATAGTCGGCGTCAGCCGTTACTAGCCCTTTGAAGCTCGCTAGGTGAGGGGCCTTGGCCCGAACCGGTGCCACGGCTCTTCAACGATCAAATTCAAAAGTGGAACGGATGCTGCCGCTATTTGGTAAAATGTCGATTAACGACGAAAAAAGAGGCTTGAAATTACTTCCTAGGCCTCTTCTCCATCACTTGCTAGCTACGACGACCTCCACGGCCACCGCGCTTACCTTCTGTATTCTTCTTCAGCGATGCTAAGCGGTCATCACTGTCTTTCAAGAAATTACTCATCATGGTATCGAAATCCGAACTCCGCGAACTTTGTTGCCGCTTAAAATTAGGGGCGGGTTTGGACCGGCGTGGTTTGTTGTCACGCGCTGCCTTAGGGGCTTTTGCTGGGGCAGAATCTTCCGCCTTCCGCATTGACAAGGCAATCTTACCTGATTGATCAATATTGGTAACGAGGACTTTCACCTCATCCCCTACACTTAAAAAGTCATTAATATTTTTGACATATTCATTTGAAATTTCAGAAATATGTACTAATCCGCTCTTACCGTCTCCAAGGTCAACAAAGGCACCAAAATTTGTAATGCCTGTGACCTTGCCAGTCAGTTTGCTTCCGATTTCAATTGCCATGAACTAATTTCTTTCTCCCTTCAGCTCTTACTTATTGTTTTTGATTTTGTGCATTCTCTTGTTCCTTAAGATAGGCTTTATTGAAGGCTTTAGCTTGTTTGGAATCATTATCTTCAGGCAGGCTAAAGATAATCTCATCGTCCTTGCTTAAGTAGAAGCGGCTGCGGGCTAGCTTAGCCACATAGTCTTCATTCTCAAGCAGGGTCTCCTGGTCCTTCAAGTAAGCCAGATTATTCTCCTCACTAAGCAAGGCAGCCTCCGCTGCCTTCATTTCTTCCTTAACCGAAGCAGTCGCTTGCTGGGTGCGCCGGATCTGGAAGAGACTCGTCAAGCAAATCACTCCCATAATTACTAAGAGACCCCGCACTAACCACTGGCGGGCAGACTGCTTAGAATGATGGGGACGCTTCTTTGAGGAGCTTTTTGCATAGAGGGGGGTTACTTTTTTATTTCGTTTCTTAGGCCGCACACTGACACCTACCTTCATCACCTAGGATTAAAAGCCGCCTAAATTCCCAGCTCTTATCTATCAGCATCTATTATAGCATAACTTCTATCTGATAGCTTATTAATACAGTATACCCATCTTAAGTCAGAAAGTATAGCGCCATTTTTATTATTTTTTAATAAAATTCAGGTAGGTCGCGCGACTTGAAGTCTTCTTCCAGAATCGTATACATGGAGGTCGCATCTGCTTTACGGGTCGATTCTTTGAGGTCGTCGACACGGATTTTCAGTGTCTTATTACCAAATTCAATGCTGACTTCATCCCCAATCTTGAGTTTGGTCCCCGACTTAGCTGGATTCCCATTCACTTGGATCCGCCCCTTGTCGGCAATGTCCTTAGCAACCGTCCGCCGTTTAATCACCCGGGAGACTTTGAGAAACTTATCTAAACGCATAAGAGCACTCCTTTACTGTGTTTTTCTTACTTTTATCCATTTTAACAGAGCCCGACCTAGAGGCAAGCTTAAAAGCTCCTCTTCACTGAGAACGGCCACTTGGTGCATGTAGACCGCTGTTACAAGAAGGCCCATCCCCACGCCCAGGAGGACAGCTAGGCTATCCAAGAAGCGGCTAGCGCCGAAGATTGCTTCAAAGCTGGTCAGGGCGAAATAATTGATGCTAAGCATGAGCAAGCAGAGAGGCAGGGTCCTTAACACCAAATCAGCAAGTCCTAGCTTGCACCGAATCTTGGCCTTTAAGAGGCTATAGAGCGAGGTCAGCATGGCAGCTAGGGCCAGCAAGCTCGCCCAGACGGCCCCCTGACTCCCCGCCCAGCTTACCAGGAGGGAGTTGACCGCCATCTTGATCGTAATACCTAGGATAAAGCTAAAGGCAACGTAGAGGCTCCGCCCCTGGGCCTGGTAGATGTTGGCTAAACCTGTCACCAGGCTGGCGAAGATAATCATCAGGACATATTGGGCCAGAACCAGAGCCCCTTCCCGGTCGCTAAAGAGCAGGTGGTTGATCTGGGGCATGATGCTAATTAGACCCGCCGTCACTAACAGACTAACGAAAGTGGTCAGGCGGAGGTAGACCCGGCTATTCTGGATAAAGGCAGATTCTTGCCGACGGATATAGGACCGGGTCAAGGCCGGTAAATAGGAGCTGGAGAAAGCAACGGCTAGGACCATGCCCAGTTGAACGAGGGGCTGGCCTCGATCATAGACCCCCTTAGCCAACTTGGCGCTTAAATCCGACCAACCGCTCCCTAGCAGAGCCTCATAGAGGGTGAAAGAATCCACCAATTGGAAGAAGACCAAGAGCGAGGCAAAGCAGCACAAGAGCAGGCCTTCGCTGAGAAATTCCTTAATGAGATATGACCAGCGCAGATGGTAGGGGGTCTTTTCTACCTGCTGCTGGGGCTTCGGCCAGGTAATAAAACGGCGCAAGCTCCGGCTCTGAGCCAAGGCCCAAACTAGGACAAGACTAGCAGCCAGGGCCGCAAGCCAAGCCCCCTGCATGGCCTGGGCTCCCATTTGGTAATAATTTCTTCCTTCAGCACTCAGGCTGACAAAATGGAAGGCGGCTAGGAGAATCACCCCTACCCGGACTACTTGTTCAATGATCTGGGAGAGGGCGACGGGTAGCATCACTTGATAAGCTTGAAAACTTCCCCGTAAGATCATCAGCACCGGCATAAAGAGGAACATAAAGCTAACCGAGCGGATGACCGGTGCCAAGAGGGGATCACCCATGGCCTGGGCCAAGACTCCAGCCCCAAAGTAAGTCAGGCCAAAACATAAGCCAGCAAAAACCAACATCATCAGACTGTAACGTTGAACAAAGAGACGCCGCTGACTCAGCTTGGCTTGGAAGGCAATCTGCCGGCCAATAAAATTAGGCAAACCGGACAGGCTAAAGGTCATGCCTATCCCATAGATGGGATAGACTTGCTGGTAAACATAGAAGCCCTCGTCGCCCACAATATTTTGGAAGGGCACCCGGTAGACTGCACTCAAAATCTTGGCAATGATACCGGCTAGGGTCAAGAGGAAGGCTCCTTTGGCAATATTTTTCCTTGGGTCTTTCATTTTAGCCTCCTAGCTCTCCTCATCAGACGGGCTATCGATCTGGTCAGCGAGTTGACTCACAAATTGGAGCAAGTAGTCGAGCCATTCTACTGGCTCTAACTTTCCAATCTGCAGGAAGAGGGTAAGTTGGCCTTCCTTGTCTTCTTTCATTTGTAGGCGCATAGGAATCTTATCCAAGGCCTCAAATATCTTAGGTACAGCCGTCTGCTGGTCCAGACTGGCATGGAAGTGTAACTCTACCCCATTATTTCGAGTCTGGATATGGTTGATGCCAACTTTCTTAGCATTGGCCTTAAGCGCACCCACATTCAAGAGGAGTTGGACTTCAAGCGGCGGTTCGCCGAAACGGTCCATCAATTCTTCGTCCAAGTCCCACATGGCTTCCGTATCTTCTAATAGGTTGATCCGCTTATAAATTTCCAACTTCTGCTTCTCATCAGCAATATAAGTCGAAGGAATATAGGCATTGATATTCATCTCGAGTTCGACCGGCTCTTCAGGTTGGCTTGGCGCTTGGCCCCGCTTCTTAGCCACCGCTTCACTGAGCATTTGCGAATAGAGGTCGAAGCCGACCGAATTCACGAAGCCGTGCTGCTGCTTGCCTAAGAGATTACCGGCACCCCGGATGGCCAAGTCTCGCATGGCAATCTTGAAGCCGCTGCCCAAGTCAGTGAAATCACGCAAGGCCGCCAAGCGTTTTTCAGAGACTTCACTGAGCATCTTGTCCGGCTGGTACATGAAGTAGGCATAGGCTACCCGGTTGCTCCGCCCTACCCGGCCGCGCAATTGGTAGAGGGTTGAGAGCCCCATGCGGTCAGCCGATTCAACGAGAAGGGTATTGACATTAGGAATATCCACGCCTGTCTCAATGATCGTGGTCGTTACGAGGACATCGTAGTCCCCCTCGATAAAGGCCATCAAGACCTCTTCCAGCTGGTTCACCGACATCTGACCATGGGCAATCCCAACCCGGGCTTCGGGTACCAGACCCGAGATAGCCAAGGCCTTCTCTTCGATTTTTTGCACATTATTAAAGAGATAAAAAACTTGACCCGACCGGCCGAGCTCGCGCTCAATAGCTTCGCGGATAGCTTCCGGATTCTGCTCGAGAATATAAGTCTGAACTGGATAGCGGTTGGCTGGTGGCGTCTCAATCACACTCAAGTCGCGGGCCCCTAAAATCGATAGGTGGAGGGTCCGTGGAATCGGTGTCGCCGTCAGGGTCAGCACATCTACATTGGCCTTGAGCTGCTTGAGTCGTTCCTTGGCCTTGACCCCGAAGCGCTGCTCCTCATCGACAACGAGGAGGCCCAGGTCTAGGAAACTGACATCCTTGGACAAGAGTCGGTGGGTACCAACAACTAAGTTGACCCTGCCAGAAGCGAGGCCCTCAATGGTTTCATCCTGCTGGGCCTTAGTCCTAAAACGACTCAAGAGAGCAATTTCAAAGGGCCAGTCTTGGAAACGTTCCAGGAGCGTTTCATAATGCTGCTGGGCGAGCACGGTAGTGGGCACTAGGAAGGCAGCCTGTTTCCCTTCCATTAGCGCCTTAAAAATAGCCCGCATGGCAACTTCCGTCTTCCCAAAGCCGACATCTCCCACGAGTAAACGGTCCATCGCTTTGGACTTCTCCATATCCGTCTTAATCTCGTCAATGGATCGCAACTGGTCTTCCGTTTCACTGTAAGGAAAGGCTGCTTCAAAGTCTGCTTGTTCCGGGGTATCGGGGCCGAAAGCATAGCCTTCCTGGGCTTCCCGGTTGGCATAGATTTCGATCAGGTCATCTGCGATATCCTCGATCTGCCCGCTCACCTTACGCTTAGTCTTAGCCCATTCGCTGCCGCCCATCTTATTGAGCTTAGGTGTCTTGCCTTCACTAGAGACATATTTTTGTACCAAGTCAATCTGCTCCACAGGCACATGGATAGCGGCCTGGTCGGCATAGACAATGGTCAAATAGTCCCGGTGCGACCCGGCCACTTCAATGGTCTCAATCCCTGTGAATTGCCCAATCCCATGGTTGATATGAACGACATAATCGCCCACCTCTAATTGCTGGTAGTTCTTAAGGCGCTCCGCATTCGAGAGCTGCTTGTTAGCTTTAGGGCGTTTCTTCTTCTTGACCTGCTGGTAGATATCTGCCTCCGAGACTAGGACCAAGCGCTCATTGACGAACTCAATCCCAGACGTGAAATTAGCCAAAACTAAGTTCACGGCATCTTCTTGGAGCCGGCCTAAGTCCGAAGACACCACCGCCAGGCCTTCAGCTTGGAGGATTTCCTCTAATTTGCGCCGGCGGTCAGCGGTCGACAGGGCAATAACCACTTGGCGCTTGGTCTTCTGCCAGGCCTGGATCTCCATCTTGAGGGCGTCCATCTGTTCATAAAATTGAACGACCGGCCGGGTTTGGAATTCATGGAGATAGTCAAACTTCATCTGGCCATAGCCCCTCTGGAAGATGCCCAAGTACAAGCACCGCCCCTTGTAGGCCTCTAAACTCTCCTTAAAGGAAGTATAATAAGCGATTTGCGGCGGGAGCTGGCCTTGCTCCGTTTTAGCTTGGAGGAAGGCTGCTGCATTCTCGTCAATGCTAGCAGCAGATTCTTGGAGGCGAGGATAGTCATCGATTATTAGAAGACTCTCATCCCCTAAGTAACTGAGCAAGTTGTCCTCACTCTCATAGAGGTATTGGCTAAAGTAAGCGGTCAGTTCCGAACTCTCCCCGGTCCGCCATAAGTTGACCTCTTCTGCCATATTTCCCTTGATTTCTTGGGCTAAGTCAGCATCCGCCATGCCCCCAACTTCTTGCTTGACTGCTTCTTGGAGCCGGTCCGCTTGGGCTTTCATTTGTTCAGGCTGAAAGAGGAAGTCATCAGCCGGGATGATCTGGACTTGGTCTAGGTCCTCTAGACTTTTCTGATTGTCTGGATCAAAGCTTGAAATCCGTTCCAGTTCATCAAAGGCCAGAGAGAAGCGGACGGGCTGGTCCCGGTCAAGAGGAAAGCAATCCACAATATCTCCCCGTAAACTCATCTCACCCGGACTTGCGACAATTGGCCGCCTCTTATAGCCCCGCGCTAAGAGGTCCTTGGCCAGTTGGGGGGCAGGCAAGTCATCCCCCAAGCTTAATTCTAAGTGCAGACTGTCCCAGAGTGCAGCAGGCATCAGACGCTTCTTCAAAGCAAAAAGCGGGGCAAGAATAATTCCCCCTTCTTCACTTTCTCTTAAGAATTTCATCACAGCCAAGCGGTCAGCCAAGGCTTCTGGACTGGCTACAGCTAGGTCGGCTGCCACACTCTCTGCGGTATTAAAGAGATAGAGCCGGTCTTCGGGAATGAAGTTGGCTAAATCATCCAAATAGCGTTCAGCTTCAAGTAAATTATTAGTCACAATTAAATATTTTTGACCCACCGCCTGCTTGTAGGCGAGTTGGGCGATATAGGCCTTGGATAAGCCCTGTAAGCCTAGAAAGAGAACGCTCTGCCCTTCAGCCAGAGCTTGACGGGCATCCGTATCGAGCGCTTCAGTCATATATTGATCTAATTGCAAGAAAACACCTGCTCTCTAATGGTTATACTTGGTCATGGTTTCTTCAAAAGAATGGCCGGCTAGCCAATAATCAATGGCTGCTACCGCCTGGCGAGTGCTCTCGAGCATGGCGGTATGGTCTTCTTTGGGGAAGTTCCCTAAGACATGGTTCACCACACTCACGCCTGCTTGTGGCCGGCCCACGCCTAGTTTTAAACGTTGGACTTGGTCAGTCCCTAAGTGTTGGATAATACTCTTCATCCCATTATGGCCACCAGAACTGCCCTTGCGCCGCATACGCAAGCGACCCACATCCATATCCATATCATCATAGATCACTAGGAGGTCCTCTAATTCAATATCGAAATAATTCACAAAGCCAATCAAACTCTCACCCGATAGGTTCATAAAAGTCTGTGGCTTGATAAAGAAAACCTTCTCCCCTTGGATACGGTATTCCACATATTTGGCCTTGAATTTCTCCTGGTCAAAGGTCAGATGGTGCTGGTAAGCCCATTCATCCAAAGTAATAAAACCAATATTGTGGCGGGATCGTTCATATTTAGGGCCTGGATTTCCCAAGCCTGCTACTAATTTCATCGTCATACTCCTTTATTTAAGGGCGGAGCCCTTCTCTTCTAAGCATCCTATACTGCTGCTCTGATTGCGAAGCGCAAGTAGCTTCTAATCATACTTATTGTACCTTAGACCCCCAGCGCAAACAAGTTCTCAGCTTGCAGTTAAACTAGGACCAAGACTATCTTTTAAGGCTTAAATCTTAGCTATCATAATTGTAAAAACAATCACAATTATCTATCGAATACATTTTTTGTATTTATTTCATCCCCTTAAATTTCTTTCCTTTTTTGTTAAATCACATATGATAACGCTTGCTGTTTTTTTCTAACTTCGTTTATCATTTCACAATTTCTAGGAAAGCATTGAAATCCCCCTAGCTAATCACTATAATGGCTAGTATAAGCATATTGATACAATAGAAATGAGAGGTCTTATTGATGGCAAAAGATAAAACACATAAAATTATTTTAATTGGTGATGGTGCAGTTGGCTCTAGCTTCGCTTTCTCTACTGTATTGCAAGGCATCGGCCACGAACTTGGTATCATTGATATTAATAAAAAACGTGTGATTGGTGACGTCGAAGACTTAAAAGACGCCCTAGTTTATTCTAGCCCTAAGAAGATTTTTGCTGCTGAATATAGCGATTGTAAGGATGCCGACATCGTGGTTCTCTGCGCAGGCATGGCTCAAAAAGAAGGTGAAACGCGTCTCGACCTTGTCAGCAAGAACTTGGTAATCTTCAAAGACATGGTTGACCAAGTTGTCGCTAGTGGTTTCGACGGGATCTTCCTGGTAGCCACCAACCCTGTAGACATCCTGACCTATGCCACATGGAAATTCTCTGGCTTCCCATCTTCCCGGGTTATCGGTTCAGGGACTGCCCTCGACAGTGCTCGTTTCCGCCAAGAAATTGGTGCTTTAACCAATGTTGACTCCCGTAGTGTCCACGCCCTCATCATGGGGGAACACGGCGACAGTGAATTTGCCGTCTGGTCTCACGCTAATATTGGGGGACTCCCAATGGAAGACTGGGTTAAGGTTCACCCCGAAATCAATGAAGAACGCTTGACAGAAATCTATTACGATGTTCGCGATAAAGCTTACCGCATTATCGAAAACAAGGGTGCAACATTCTACGGTATCGCTGCTTCCCTAGCCCGGATCGTGAAGGCTATCCTCAACAATGAAGGAGCCATCCTCCCTATCTCTGTTTACCTTGATGGTGAGTACAATCAAGAGGACATCTATATCGGTGCCCCTGCTGTCCTAACCAGCGAAGGCGTTCGTAGCGTCATCGAATTACCACTCAGCGACCACGAACAAAACTTAATGGACAAGTCTGCTGGTCAAATGAAAGAAGTTATTGATTCAGCCTTTGCTGAATTAGAAAATAAATAAGCTCTCTAAAGTCATAAAAATTGCCGTCCCAGCTAACGCTCATGCGCTAG
Proteins encoded in this window:
- a CDS encoding RNA-binding S4 domain-containing protein; this encodes MRLDKFLKVSRVIKRRTVAKDIADKGRIQVNGNPAKSGTKLKIGDEVSIEFGNKTLKIRVDDLKESTRKADATSMYTILEEDFKSRDLPEFY
- a CDS encoding FtsB family cell division protein, encoding MKVGVSVRPKKRNKKVTPLYAKSSSKKRPHHSKQSARQWLVRGLLVIMGVICLTSLFQIRRTQQATASVKEEMKAAEAALLSEENNLAYLKDQETLLENEDYVAKLARSRFYLSKDDEIIFSLPEDNDSKQAKAFNKAYLKEQENAQNQKQ
- a CDS encoding putative polysaccharide biosynthesis protein, translated to MKDPRKNIAKGAFLLTLAGIIAKILSAVYRVPFQNIVGDEGFYVYQQVYPIYGIGMTFSLSGLPNFIGRQIAFQAKLSQRRLFVQRYSLMMLVFAGLCFGLTYFGAGVLAQAMGDPLLAPVIRSVSFMFLFMPVLMILRGSFQAYQVMLPVALSQIIEQVVRVGVILLAAFHFVSLSAEGRNYYQMGAQAMQGAWLAALAASLVLVWALAQSRSLRRFITWPKPQQQVEKTPYHLRWSYLIKEFLSEGLLLCCFASLLVFFQLVDSFTLYEALLGSGWSDLSAKLAKGVYDRGQPLVQLGMVLAVAFSSSYLPALTRSYIRRQESAFIQNSRVYLRLTTFVSLLVTAGLISIMPQINHLLFSDREGALVLAQYVLMIIFASLVTGLANIYQAQGRSLYVAFSFILGITIKMAVNSLLVSWAGSQGAVWASLLALAAMLTSLYSLLKAKIRCKLGLADLVLRTLPLCLLMLSINYFALTSFEAIFGASRFLDSLAVLLGVGMGLLVTAVYMHQVAVLSEEELLSLPLGRALLKWIKVRKTQ
- a CDS encoding S1 domain-containing RNA-binding protein, yielding MAIEIGSKLTGKVTGITNFGAFVDLGDGKSGLVHISEISNEYVKNINDFLSVGDEVKVLVTNIDQSGKIALSMRKAEDSAPAKAPKAARDNKPRRSKPAPNFKRQQSSRSSDFDTMMSNFLKDSDDRLASLKKNTEGKRGGRGGRRS
- the tilS gene encoding tRNA lysidine(34) synthetase TilS, producing MLFKELVEQVEAFLRREAAEVFEEGAPLLLAVSYGVDSMVLLRVAEYLGKTRGLKFAVAHINHRLRSESDAEQEALVAYCQNRDIPISVRIWAHPDFGQASYEEAARHFRYANFGQILEQKGWSYLLTAHHLNDQAETVLMRLIQGSQLQALAGMRPVSALYSYSEAQVLRPFLDVPKADLYAIAQEEGLPYAEDASNQERAALRNRLRLDYLPALEELNPNVQDQLATFAKDLGAGWQLMEEALEAKTRGLMTGSKDHWQLAIDQLDHLPRNQRLLALQYAFQGSRVEALAAFPRQGLEKLLDFLLEGKAQGLWSLPGGYQLAKVYRQAYIYPAGQEKLSPSLSLTYSLKIGQSLTLEDGSQISLKVQNYGYGFLPRSASRDALQVRHRQAGDYLLLSQGQHKKIRRWFIDQKLPQADRDRAWLVALADQHILAIFLDGDFLYLERHENSPFHLFLEK
- a CDS encoding L-lactate dehydrogenase, whose protein sequence is MAKDKTHKIILIGDGAVGSSFAFSTVLQGIGHELGIIDINKKRVIGDVEDLKDALVYSSPKKIFAAEYSDCKDADIVVLCAGMAQKEGETRLDLVSKNLVIFKDMVDQVVASGFDGIFLVATNPVDILTYATWKFSGFPSSRVIGSGTALDSARFRQEIGALTNVDSRSVHALIMGEHGDSEFAVWSHANIGGLPMEDWVKVHPEINEERLTEIYYDVRDKAYRIIENKGATFYGIAASLARIVKAILNNEGAILPISVYLDGEYNQEDIYIGAPAVLTSEGVRSVIELPLSDHEQNLMDKSAGQMKEVIDSAFAELENK
- the mfd gene encoding transcription-repair coupling factor; amino-acid sequence: MTEALDTDARQALAEGQSVLFLGLQGLSKAYIAQLAYKQAVGQKYLIVTNNLLEAERYLDDLANFIPEDRLYLFNTAESVAADLAVASPEALADRLAVMKFLRESEEGGIILAPLFALKKRLMPAALWDSLHLELSLGDDLPAPQLAKDLLARGYKRRPIVASPGEMSLRGDIVDCFPLDRDQPVRFSLAFDELERISSFDPDNQKSLEDLDQVQIIPADDFLFQPEQMKAQADRLQEAVKQEVGGMADADLAQEIKGNMAEEVNLWRTGESSELTAYFSQYLYESEDNLLSYLGDESLLIIDDYPRLQESAASIDENAAAFLQAKTEQGQLPPQIAYYTSFKESLEAYKGRCLYLGIFQRGYGQMKFDYLHEFQTRPVVQFYEQMDALKMEIQAWQKTKRQVVIALSTADRRRKLEEILQAEGLAVVSSDLGRLQEDAVNLVLANFTSGIEFVNERLVLVSEADIYQQVKKKKRPKANKQLSNAERLKNYQQLEVGDYVVHINHGIGQFTGIETIEVAGSHRDYLTIVYADQAAIHVPVEQIDLVQKYVSSEGKTPKLNKMGGSEWAKTKRKVSGQIEDIADDLIEIYANREAQEGYAFGPDTPEQADFEAAFPYSETEDQLRSIDEIKTDMEKSKAMDRLLVGDVGFGKTEVAMRAIFKALMEGKQAAFLVPTTVLAQQHYETLLERFQDWPFEIALLSRFRTKAQQDETIEGLASGRVNLVVGTHRLLSKDVSFLDLGLLVVDEEQRFGVKAKERLKQLKANVDVLTLTATPIPRTLHLSILGARDLSVIETPPANRYPVQTYILEQNPEAIREAIERELGRSGQVFYLFNNVQKIEEKALAISGLVPEARVGIAHGQMSVNQLEEVLMAFIEGDYDVLVTTTIIETGVDIPNVNTLLVESADRMGLSTLYQLRGRVGRSNRVAYAYFMYQPDKMLSEVSEKRLAALRDFTDLGSGFKIAMRDLAIRGAGNLLGKQQHGFVNSVGFDLYSQMLSEAVAKKRGQAPSQPEEPVELEMNINAYIPSTYIADEKQKLEIYKRINLLEDTEAMWDLDEELMDRFGEPPLEVQLLLNVGALKANAKKVGINHIQTRNNGVELHFHASLDQQTAVPKIFEALDKIPMRLQMKEDKEGQLTLFLQIGKLEPVEWLDYLLQFVSQLADQIDSPSDEES
- the pth gene encoding aminoacyl-tRNA hydrolase, producing the protein MKLVAGLGNPGPKYERSRHNIGFITLDEWAYQHHLTFDQEKFKAKYVEYRIQGEKVFFIKPQTFMNLSGESLIGFVNYFDIELEDLLVIYDDMDMDVGRLRMRRKGSSGGHNGMKSIIQHLGTDQVQRLKLGVGRPQAGVSVVNHVLGNFPKEDHTAMLESTRQAVAAIDYWLAGHSFEETMTKYNH
- the hpt gene encoding hypoxanthine phosphoribosyltransferase, with product MTHPNDDIQEVLLSQEEIAETVDRLGQELTEDYRGKNPLVIGILKGSVVFMTDLVRRMDCPLEMDFMSVSSYGSGTESSGQVKILKDLDQSVEGRHILIVEDIIDTGRTLKKVCELMAHRKAASVKVCALLNKPERRVVDMTCDYTGRDVPDEFVVGYGLDYNEKYRALPYIGILKAEVYS